From a single Leopardus geoffroyi isolate Oge1 chromosome E1, O.geoffroyi_Oge1_pat1.0, whole genome shotgun sequence genomic region:
- the LOC123602908 gene encoding developmental pluripotency-associated protein 3-like, producing MHSPTKLYPSCSPEPSQMASEENSQESSAASQTISEVLIKNLSKLTLDPSIKLPSPLPEYPPQQQDSEKKPQGLVDRILSNRRRGGIRTLLTARKERMERLMWFIKNHHYFNQHSTDESRVERFRCICHYCLYHRDLSEDTSMENNYDMELM from the coding sequence ATGCATTCGCCAACAAAGCTTTACCCATCTTGTAGCCCAGAACCTTCTCAGATGGCCAGTGAAGAGAATTCCCAGGAAAGCTCAGCTGCCTCTCAAACTATCTCTGAGGTATTAATAAAGAACCTTAGTAAATTGACTCTCGACCCTAGTATCAAACTCCCTTCCCCTCTACCGGAATATCCACCCCAACAGCAGGACAGCGAGAAGAAACCACAGGGGCTTGTGGATCGAATACTCAGCAACAGGAGGAGGGGTGGAATAAGGACTTTGTTAACTGCTcggaaagaaagaatggaaaggcTGATGTGGTTTATTAAAAACCATCACTACTTCAACCAGCATTCCACGGATGAATCAAGAGTGGAAAGATTTAGATGTATATGTCACTATTGCCTTTATCATAGAGATCTTTCTGAGGATACCAGCATGGAGAATAATTATGACATGGAGTTGATGTAA